TTGTGCCAAAAACTTATTTCTGAGAATTACAGGTCCTAAGATGATTCAATACTAGAGTAGTACTTAAGAtggcatttaattattttatgtttttttttaaaaagtctagcTACCTTATACAAACAGGTGTCGACTACTTCATTGCaaactttctcaaggtcatcaGTGACTTCAAGTCTGGATCTTACAAAATCACAGAGCTCTTCATTTCCCATAACAtcccaaataccatcacatgcAAGGATAATGAACTGATCATCTTCTTCAGATCTTTCAATATCATGGACTTCAGGCTCTGGTGAGACAAGCTGTTCTGTAGGACCTTTTCCATGGACACATTTGTAATCAAAGTCCCCAAGGGCCCTCGATACAGCCAGAGAGCCATTCACACGCTGAATCATTACAGAACCACCTGCATTCTGAATTCGTTCTTTCTCCAGCGGATTACTTGGTTTGTGATCTTGTGTGAAGAAGTGAACTTTCCTGTTCCTACAAAGTAAACCTCTCGAGTCTCCACAGTTAATGAAATAAGTATGATGAGGAGAAATTAAGACACCCACAGCTGTTGACCCACTTCTATCTGCACCATGTTTCTTCTCTGACATAACTCTCATGTGTTCATCAATCTCCAGAAAACCTGTTCTGATTCCATTCTTTACATTTTCCACAGAAGGTGCTCCTGCAGACCCTTTAAAATCCTGGTTATTGGTGATGTGATCTAACAAATGCTCACAGCAGTATTTGGCAACCTGAGAACCGGCATGCCCATCATACACAGCAAAGAATGACCATGTTTCAAGTCCACTTGGCAAACCAATCACAGCTGTATGTGCATCCTCCATTTCAACTCGCCAGCCTTGCATGCTGCTTAGCCCATATCGCAACCCATTACCCTGCCCCTGGGCATTATGTTTTTCCATCTTTGGCTTGTCTAAAAATGCTCCCATTATGTCTTGATCCTGTAGGTCtgcaacagaagaaaaacaagaaagttattaactattttataaacaaaatacatatcCAATAACCTTTTTAAGAGTGAAAGAGTTACAAAGAATGCTTTCAGTAAGAATTCACAACTCATGTAACAAGTAGACACTCATTGTATTGCTGACTTGGATCCTAGAGATTAACAAgaacttttggggaaaaaaaaaaagaaccggGGGCAAGACTGATCAGGCTCAGAATGGACAATAGAGAGAACTAAAGCATCAGGATAAAGGTTGCAGACCTGACACTTTCTTCAAGTCACAACCACTTGAGGAAGATAGAAGACTTGGCAGTGGCCATCAACTTATATAAACCAGGCCAAGCATTGAAGGATGTATGTGAATTTCTTAGGGAATCTCAGAACtgaattgtatgtatatataaatcaaGAAAAGCCCAATGAATTCACAGGACATACCAAAAGCCGACCACTAAGTCAGACATCTTAGTTGAACATTCAAACTTTCCCAAGTTTGATTCTGACCTACCTAGTTATATTCCTACTCCATCAACCctctgaaaaaggaagaaatgatctACTCACAATGATCCAAATTTGCACGCTCTTTCCTTTAAGCCTCTGTTCATGTCAGCCCTCTTAACTGGAATCCCTTGCCTCTCTTCCCTACTTATAAAAAAAGTATACCCATTCTTTAAAGTCTAGCTCAAATTCTACTTTTACCATAGGTTTTTCAGTCTTTGATAAAGCCAGTAAGTTATTAAATTACCGTAAGTGTTCAGTTCAATTTTCAAGTTGCAAAacaattatgtatatgtatataaaacaaagcTTATCATAccgggggtgcaaaaaaaatgtatacacatgacttttgttcgtcttttgttaccggtatatgttgagtattacaattttaatacagttttttcctttcttgaaatgcgtatacatttttttggcaccctctgtatacaacAAAATTAATCTATAATCTACTGGTATTCTATTCATCTAGAAGTAATAATGTAGATCATTATCAGTATACTCTATGACTATTAGGTACAaataataaaggagataaaagggTCTAGGGACAGCCCTGTGGACAACCCTGAAAGTTTAGGTAATCTAATCCCTTCCCAGTAATCAAAAATGATTGATTATTGGAATGGGGCCACACAAAGCAGGGAAACAGTTGGTCAGGATTTATAATAGCCTAGGAATGTAGAGACTTGGGGTCCAAGTCATCAAATGAGTCACAACTGAAcacaaaataatctgaaaaagaTAGAATGACATGTAATGGAGGTGAAGGGGAGATAGATACCAGGGGGCAGGTTGGGGAAAAGTACCTACATCAATCAGGATGCAGCTATGAGACCAGGGCACTGATGTTGGTGATGCTAAGCTCCGAGAAGAAGctaggagagaaaggggaagaagacCACCTCTAAGGAAAGAAACAGTTTACCAGCAACCTCTccctgttctttttccttctagGGTAATATAGAGGCAGAGAAGTCTAGCTGATTGGTGCGATAAAATGATCTCCTGCCTACTCCTCTGCCCTCCATTACAATTCCACTAATGGAAGGTAA
The nucleotide sequence above comes from Rhinolophus ferrumequinum isolate MPI-CBG mRhiFer1 chromosome 6, mRhiFer1_v1.p, whole genome shotgun sequence. Encoded proteins:
- the PPM1A gene encoding protein phosphatase 1A isoform X2, yielding MGAFLDKPKMEKHNAQGQGNGLRYGLSSMQGWRVEMEDAHTAVIGLPSGLETWSFFAVYDGHAGSQVAKYCCEHLLDHITNNQDFKGSAGAPSVENVKNGIRTGFLEIDEHMRVMSEKKHGADRSGSTAVGVLISPHHTYFINCGDSRGLLCRNRKVHFFTQDHKPSNPLEKERIQNAGGSVMIQRVNGSLAVSRALGDFDYKCVHGKGPTEQLVSPEPEVHDIERSEEDDQFIILACDGIWDVMGNEELCDFVRSRLEVTDDLEKVCNEVVDTCLYKGSRDNMSVILICFPNAPKVSPEAVKKEAELDKYLESRVEEILKKQGEGVPDLVHVMRTLASENIPSLPPGGELASKRNVIEAVYNRLNPYKNDDTDSTSADDMW
- the PPM1A gene encoding protein phosphatase 1A isoform X1; protein product: MGAFLDKPKMEKHNAQGQGNGLRYGLSSMQGWRVEMEDAHTAVIGLPSGLETWSFFAVYDGHAGSQVAKYCCEHLLDHITNNQDFKGSAGAPSVENVKNGIRTGFLEIDEHMRVMSEKKHGADRSGSTAVGVLISPHHTYFINCGDSRGLLCRNRKVHFFTQDHKPSNPLEKERIQNAGGSVMIQRVNGSLAVSRALGDFDYKCVHGKGPTEQLVSPEPEVHDIERSEEDDQFIILACDGIWDVMGNEELCDFVRSRLEVTDDLEKVCNEVVDTCLYKGSRDNMSVILICFPNAPKVSPEAVKKEAELDKYLESRVEEILKKQGEGVPDLVHVMRTLASENIPSLPPGGELASKRNVIEAVYNRLNPYKNDDTSCSLHPFSYTHP